One Calonectris borealis chromosome 16, bCalBor7.hap1.2, whole genome shotgun sequence DNA window includes the following coding sequences:
- the NATD1 gene encoding protein NATD1, with translation MAHSAPLGLLEQGCPIQVEHDRKRRQFTVRLNGCHDKAVLLYEYVGKRIVDLQHTEVPDAYRGRGIAKHLAKAALDFVVEEDLKAHLTCWYIQKYVKENPLPQYLEHLQP, from the exons atgGCGCACTCGGCACCGCTCGGCCTcctggagcagggctgccccaTCCAGGTGGAGCACGATCGGAAACGGCGGCAGTTCACCGTGCGGCTGAACG GTTGCCATGACAAGGCAGTGCTGCTTTATGAATACGTGGGGAAGCGGATCGTGGACCTGCAGCACACGGAAGTACCGGACGCCTATCGAGGGAGAGGAATAGCCAAGCACCTCGCGAAG GCAGCCCTGGACTTTGTAGTGGAGGAGGACCTGAAAGCTCACCTGACGTGCTGGTACATTCAGAAATACGTCAAGGAGAACCCGCTGCCGCAGTACCTGGAACACTTGCAGCCTTAA